A genome region from Maridesulfovibrio salexigens DSM 2638 includes the following:
- a CDS encoding ExbD/TolR family protein, whose translation MKSIRHSRTRRGGGSEINMTPLIDMVFILLIFFIVTTSFVREAGVDVQRPSAQSAETKEKANVILGLTAEGQIFIEGRPLDIRSVRAYMERFLAETPEGAVVIVADKDSMTGAAVQVLDQCRLAGVQNISLAARKK comes from the coding sequence ATGAAAAGTATCCGTCATTCACGCACAAGACGGGGGGGAGGCAGTGAAATAAACATGACTCCTCTCATTGATATGGTTTTCATTTTGCTCATCTTCTTCATTGTCACCACCAGCTTCGTACGCGAGGCGGGAGTTGATGTGCAGCGTCCTTCAGCCCAAAGCGCGGAAACCAAGGAAAAAGCCAATGTCATTTTGGGCCTTACCGCGGAAGGACAAATTTTCATTGAAGGAAGACCGTTAGATATCCGCTCGGTTCGGGCTTATATGGAACGTTTTCTTGCCGAAACACCTGAAGGAGCTGTTGTAATTGTCGCAGACAAAGACAGCATGACCGGAGCGGCGGTGCAGGTTCTTGATCAATGCCGCCTTGCCGGAGTGCAGAACATCAGTCTCGCGGCGAGGAAAAAATAA
- a CDS encoding energy transducer TonB encodes MLRRTRGTGDFVAACLGSVMIAGLVYVGVVLLNTAEKPSVNQVIDGAIRIAQAQKEEPVEPLERKKLDDPKPPKQMHKTFSTKTNRPKNVKPTMDINTPNFKADMHPGLKGGISIPRMELGGVGFEIDEVDEIPQIIRNYPPEYPYGAKRKRIEGEVVVRMLVTSKGTPENLSVYSANPSGVFEQAALKAARRWRFKPGKYHGEEVDTWVLLPFKFELTR; translated from the coding sequence ATGCTCCGACGCACAAGAGGAACTGGCGACTTTGTCGCAGCCTGCCTTGGCTCGGTCATGATCGCGGGTCTGGTATATGTCGGGGTTGTTCTACTGAACACTGCGGAAAAACCATCCGTTAATCAGGTTATTGATGGAGCAATCCGTATTGCTCAAGCTCAAAAAGAAGAACCGGTGGAACCGCTTGAACGTAAAAAACTGGATGATCCCAAGCCTCCAAAGCAAATGCATAAAACATTCTCAACCAAAACCAACCGTCCAAAAAACGTTAAGCCCACAATGGATATTAACACTCCGAATTTCAAGGCCGACATGCATCCCGGCCTGAAAGGAGGAATCTCCATCCCCCGCATGGAATTGGGCGGAGTCGGCTTTGAAATTGATGAAGTGGATGAAATACCGCAAATTATAAGAAACTACCCTCCCGAATACCCCTACGGCGCAAAGCGGAAACGAATTGAAGGAGAAGTCGTAGTACGGATGTTGGTTACCAGCAAAGGTACTCCTGAAAATCTTTCCGTGTATTCAGCTAATCCCTCCGGTGTTTTTGAGCAGGCAGCTCTCAAAGCGGCAAGGCGCTGGAGATTCAAACCCGGAAAATATCATGGAGAAGAGGTGGACACATGGGTCCTGCTTCCATTCAAATTCGAGCTGACACGATGA
- a CDS encoding MotA/TolQ/ExbB proton channel family protein, with protein sequence MKIVVYCLLLCLSFPFCAVAQSWTDTAKAVGSVVTEAKQNAQTTKNLIAKERSELKAEKQQLDKSINSKQNKFDSLKARYEELLKEEEKLNKELAEQAQEIQTIDGTIRTSAKQARDYFHESLTTPEHPERAVVLKEVLKANTFAGLNGIQNLLGLFMDEMVASGEIDRRNGQFTGADGTEKSGEVLRIGSFTSAYRQPDGTLGFLRPSPGGDKLIAVKGEPGWAISKTMNSFLDDNGVAFPVDISNGASFARLAQQQKSIQEWLSAGGLLVWPIIIVGIAAFILVIERFYTLSRIRSNSDRNMAKILKMIANDEWDKCRSFCNEQSHYPTCRIIGHTLNYMGQAREIIENAFQEGLLKELPILERSLPTLNVLAAVAPLLGLLGTVTGMISTFQIITLYGTGDPRMMSGGISEALVTTQLGLAVAVPIMILHHILDRRVDKIISDMEEKGSGFAVALMKKGKLKSKDEQHAAV encoded by the coding sequence ATGAAAATAGTCGTATATTGCCTTTTACTTTGCTTATCTTTTCCTTTCTGTGCAGTCGCACAGAGCTGGACTGACACCGCCAAAGCCGTTGGAAGCGTGGTGACTGAAGCCAAACAAAACGCACAAACAACCAAGAACCTCATTGCAAAAGAACGAAGTGAGCTTAAAGCTGAAAAACAGCAACTCGACAAAAGCATTAACTCTAAACAAAATAAATTTGATTCCCTCAAAGCCAGATATGAAGAATTGCTTAAGGAAGAGGAAAAGCTCAACAAGGAATTAGCAGAGCAGGCACAGGAAATCCAAACCATCGATGGAACGATACGGACCTCAGCCAAGCAGGCCCGGGATTATTTCCATGAAAGCCTGACCACTCCCGAACACCCGGAAAGAGCTGTCGTTCTGAAAGAAGTCCTGAAAGCAAACACCTTTGCCGGATTAAACGGTATCCAAAATCTGTTGGGCCTTTTTATGGATGAAATGGTTGCATCCGGCGAGATAGACCGCCGTAATGGTCAATTCACCGGAGCAGACGGTACTGAGAAATCCGGCGAAGTACTCCGCATCGGCTCATTTACCTCTGCTTACCGTCAGCCCGATGGGACATTAGGTTTTCTGCGCCCTTCCCCCGGCGGCGACAAACTCATAGCGGTAAAAGGTGAACCGGGTTGGGCTATCTCAAAAACCATGAACAGTTTTCTCGATGACAACGGCGTTGCTTTTCCTGTGGATATCTCCAACGGAGCCTCTTTTGCCCGACTTGCACAACAGCAGAAAAGTATACAGGAATGGCTAAGTGCCGGAGGACTGCTGGTCTGGCCTATAATCATTGTCGGGATTGCAGCTTTTATTCTGGTTATCGAAAGATTCTATACCCTTAGCAGAATCCGCAGCAACTCGGACCGCAACATGGCAAAGATTCTTAAAATGATTGCCAATGATGAATGGGATAAATGCCGATCTTTCTGCAATGAACAATCTCATTACCCCACCTGCCGGATCATCGGACACACCCTTAATTATATGGGGCAGGCACGGGAAATTATCGAAAATGCGTTTCAGGAAGGCCTGCTCAAGGAACTCCCGATTCTGGAACGTTCCCTGCCTACGCTGAATGTACTGGCTGCAGTTGCTCCGTTGCTGGGTCTTTTAGGTACAGTTACCGGCATGATCAGCACTTTCCAAATCATAACCCTCTACGGTACCGGAGACCCCAGAATGATGTCCGGCGGGATATCGGAAGCACTGGTCACCACTCAGTTAGGGCTGGCTGTGGCTGTTCCGATCATGATTCTGCATCATATTCTGGACCGCCGCGTGGATAAGATCATCAGTGACATGGAAGAAAAAGGGTCAGGATTCGCTGTTGCCCTGATGAAGAAAGGCAAACTCAAAAGCAAGGACGAACAACATGCAGCAGTATAA
- a CDS encoding MotA/TolQ/ExbB proton channel family protein — protein MQQYNILELLTEHFQAGGDIMIALLILSLIMWTLAIYKSLRFFRESNKEQSPDNCLRMYKNEPETCRTKLPVWQFDILSEHMDANGNDPDLNRELLKSIRVRHEFATMCNIGTILILAAAAPLLGLLGTVTGMISTFDVIAQFGTGNARALASGISEALVTTQSGLVAAVPGLILGGILLRKGEKLKSRMELFCICLQEQTDSLSNQKG, from the coding sequence ATGCAGCAGTATAACATTTTGGAACTTCTGACTGAACATTTTCAGGCCGGCGGCGACATTATGATTGCGCTGCTGATCCTCTCACTCATCATGTGGACTTTAGCCATATATAAGAGTCTTCGTTTTTTCCGTGAAAGCAACAAGGAGCAATCTCCGGATAACTGCCTGAGGATGTATAAGAATGAACCGGAAACATGCAGAACAAAACTCCCTGTCTGGCAATTTGATATTCTCTCGGAACACATGGATGCAAACGGCAATGATCCTGATTTAAATAGAGAATTGCTGAAATCAATACGGGTGCGTCACGAATTCGCGACTATGTGCAACATCGGTACGATCCTTATTCTTGCGGCTGCAGCTCCACTGCTCGGTCTTTTGGGGACAGTCACGGGTATGATTTCGACCTTTGATGTAATTGCCCAGTTTGGGACCGGAAACGCACGTGCGCTGGCCTCAGGTATATCCGAAGCTTTAGTTACCACTCAAAGCGGTCTGGTAGCCGCTGTTCCGGGACTTATCCTCGGGGGAATACTTCTGCGCAAGGGAGAAAAGCTAAAATCCCGCATGGAGCTATTTTGCATTTGCCTTCAAGAACAGACCGACAGCCTGAGTAATCAGAAAGGATAA